In Desulfatiglans anilini DSM 4660, the DNA window CCGGGGAAAACCTGCACGACCTGTTGAAACGCCGGGCAACGGTCTATATGCATGAGGCGATCGCCAGAACCGAAAAGATGTCCCCACAGGATCGACTGGCTTACCATCGGCTCAACACTGAGCCCGTCATGACAGCTCTCGAGGCGTGGTGACATCAGCAATTTGCGGAGAAGACCGTGGAGCCCAACTCCGGCTTGGGGAAGGCGATCACCTACCTCCTCAAACACTGGAAGGAACTGACCTGTTTTCTCAGGGTGCCTGGAGCCCCGCTGGGCAACAATATCTGTGAAAGGGCCCTGAAGTTCGCCATCCTACACCGGAAAAACTCCCTCTTCTACAAGACCCAACGCGGCGCCTATGTCGGGGATCTCTTCATGAGCCTCATCCACACCTGTCAACTCTCAGGCGTCAACCCGCTCGACTACCTCACATGGCTCCTGAAGAACACCAAACCCCTGCAGACCTCCCCGCACACCTTCATGCCGTGGCATTACCAGGATCAAAACCGCTAACCCTATACCGGCCGGGGTGAGACTCCCGCCCTCCGCTTTATCCTCGCAAGCTAAAAAATTTCATGCCGAAAATTTATTGGCCTCTGCACGCCCGCCGAAAGGACACAATGAAACCACTTATCCGCCAACTGGAAAACCTAAAGGCACTCTCGGGTTGCTCTGTAAAAATCCCCTTTCTTTTCTCATTTCCGCCTCTTCACCTGGCACAGTAAAGCCTTGTATACTGGAAATCCGGAGATCGGATCGCGATTATCGAAGTCCGTCAGGTAATTGGCATTGGCATTGCGCCACGCTTCCGCCTGGATGGGGCTCCCTCCTCCCACGTTCAGTTCCACTTGTCCTGCCATGATGT includes these proteins:
- a CDS encoding IS66 family transposase is translated as MEPNSGLGKAITYLLKHWKELTCFLRVPGAPLGNNICERALKFAILHRKNSLFYKTQRGAYVGDLFMSLIHTCQLSGVNPLDYLTWLLKNTKPLQTSPHTFMPWHYQDQNR